In the genome of Oncorhynchus gorbuscha isolate QuinsamMale2020 ecotype Even-year linkage group LG05, OgorEven_v1.0, whole genome shotgun sequence, the window tggcagtcaggctacctctggcgagcacatggaggactgtgcggccccccaaagaaatgccaccccacaccatgactgacccacggccaaaccggtcatgctggaggatgttgcaggcagcagaacgttctccacggcgtctccagactgtcacgtctgtcacatgtgctcagtgtgaacctgctttcatctgtgaagaacacagggcgccagtggtgaatttgcaaatcttggtgttctctggcaaatgccaaacgtcctgcacggtgttgggctgtaagcacaacccccacctgtggacatcgggccctcataccaccctcatggagtctgtttctgaccgtttgagcagacacatgcacatttgtggcctgctggaggtcattttgcagggctctggcagtgctcctcctactcctccttgcacaaaggcggtgGTAGCGgtctgctgctgggttgttgccctcctacggcctcctccacgtctcctgatgtactggcctgtctcctggtaccgcctccatgctctggacactacgctgacaaacacagcaaaccttcttgccacagctcgcattgatgtgccatcctggatgagctgcactacctgagccacttgtgtgggttgtagactccgtctcatgctaccactagagtgaaagcaccgccagcattcaaaagtgaccaaaaaaacagccaggaagcataggaactgagaagtggtctgtggtcaccacctgcagaaccactcctttattggaggtgtcttgctaattgcctataatgtccacctgttgtctattccatttgcacaacagcatgtgaaatgtattgtcaatcagtatTGCTTCCTAAGTGaaaagtttgatttcacagaagtgtgattgacttggagttacattgggttgtttaagtgttccctttatttgtttgagcagtgtatatatatctgCCCTCTGTCTCCTATAGGTATCCTGGAGGTCCGTACGGTGTCCGAGGGAGGAGTGTTAGCTATCAAAGGAGTGAAGAGTCAGTACTATATCTCCATGAACAGGACTGGCCTGCTGCAAGGCAAGGTAATTAACTAAACTACCTTCTCTCTGCTGGACAGGGTTGGAATGCACTGTACTGAACAGTGCCTTGTGttataggttattgtcctgctgaaagattaattcatctcccagtgtctggtggaaatcaGACCGAATCAGGTTTTCTTTTATGATTTTGACCgttcttagctccattccattaatttttttatcttgaaaaactccccagcccttaacaattacaagcatacccataacatgatgcatatATAAATAGGAGAAACATTAGcaagtaaaaacaaatgtttacAACCCTCCTCACGCCTAATATCGTCCCATTTTGTGTCCTTATTTATTTACAGAAAATCTACAATGAGAACTGCAACTTCAAGGAGATTTTCCTAGAAAACTACTTCAACGCTTACTCGTCTGTTAAGTCGAGTAGAGACGGCAAGGAGATGTTCATTGCTCTGTCTCAAAAGGGCAGACCGCTGAGAGGGAAGAAGACCAGGAGGGAACACATCGCCTCCCACTTCATTCCCATGaaatgcagagaggaggagaggactggcGTCTGAGAGAAGGAGACTGAAAAAGGAAGTGGTGACTGGAGcctgagaggaagaggagaggactgaaagaggagaggactgaaagaggagaggagaggagaaaaaggaggagaGGACTGAAAAGGAAAGGACTGaaagagaggactgaaagaggagaggagaggtctgaaaaaggaggagaggactgaaagaggagaggagaggtctgaaagaggaaaggagagatctgaaagaggaatggagaggtctgaaagaggagaggagaggactgaaagaggagaggagaggactgaaagaggagaggactgaaggaggagaggtgaggtctgaaagaggagaggactgaaagaagagaggagaggactgaaagaggagaagagaggtctgaaagaggagaggagaggcctgaaagaggagaggagaggtttgaaagaggagaggagaggtctgaaagaggagaggagaggactgaaagaggagaggagaggtctgaaagaggagaggagaggactgaaagaagaaATGAGAGGTctgaaagaggagaggactgaaagaggagaggactgaaagaggagaggagaggactgaaagatgaggagaggactgaaagaggagaggactgaaagaggagaggagaggtctgaaagaggaaaggagaggtctgaaagaggaaaggagaggtctgaaagaggaaaggagaggtctgaaagaggagaggagaggactgaaagaggagaggactgacagaggagaggagaggtctgaaagaggagaggactgaaagagtagaggagaggactgaaagaggagaggactgaaggaagagaggagaggactgaaagaggaaaggaaaggtctgaaagaggagaggactgaaagaggagaggagaggactgaaagaGGAGAGGCctgaaagaggagaggactgaaagaggagaggagaggactgaaagaagagaggagaggactgaaagaggaaaggagaggtctGAAAGAGGACAGgactgaaagaggagaggagaggtctgaaagaggagaggagaggactgaaagaagagaggagaggtctgaaagaggagaggagaggactgaaagaagagaggagaggactgaaagaggaaaggagaggtctgaaagaggagaggagaggtctgaaagaggagaggactggaagaggagaggactgaaagaGGACAGgactgaaagaggagaggagaggactgaaagaggagaggagaggtctgaaagaggagaggagaggtctgaaagaggagaggagaggtctgaaagaggagaggagaggactgaaagaggagaggagaataggactgaaagaggaggagaagactgaaagaggagaggactgaaagaagaggagaggagaatagaactgaaagaggaggagagcaggagaggactGAAAGAGGATAGGACTGAAAGAAGAGAAgactgaaagaggagaggagaataggactgaaagaggaggagagcaggagaggactgaaagaggagaggggataaaTGGGGCTTTAAATGAGAAGAAGGGAGGATTGGCCTGAgagctgagaggacagagagagcagaaaagacagaacagaacagtgacgTCTGGATGAAGAGACCCATGTTGGGATTCTTGGACGTTGTGACGGCTGAGCTGCAGATCTTTGTTGTATAATTTAATATAATCTACCACTTCAGTCACATCATATTAGCTGTGAAACACAGAGAAAATACAACTACTCATCATGATCAACAACGCCACTCTCCTGGGCGGTAAAATGTAAATAAGTTCTGTAGTTACTTATCCTTTCATGTGCCAAGGTTTTTAGTGTAAAACTGATGCACGGTCCTCCTCAGTAGTGCAAatgttaaaggcccaatgcagctgttctgagtaacaattaagtacctttaCTGTGATTGATTTCAATAAAAAATGTGAAAAAGAAACAACActtgcttcttagcaaagagcaagtttctcaagcaagaatttagcttgGACAGTAtgtgagtggtctgagtggggaggggaaaactgaaaactagctgtttgGCAGAGAGATTTGAAACCCCTCTTTCTTATTGGTGATGTcaacaggcaggccaaaactccatcccaccaaaacaggctgaaatgtcaTGCAGTTttctcaaacagctcttacactaaaagggaattatcatcattttcacaatttcacagtattattccaacctcactatgtggaaatatatataaaacaacagGTAGTGGTCAATAATACTAACAATATCCTTGATTTGGATGAAGTCAAGCACTCTGTTTCAGCATACTGGTTGTTCTGGGATAAATGCAATACAGGGAAAGGAATAAGAAAAGGGATGTTTGAGAACATTCATAATAAAACTGTTCCTACTGACTGAATTCTCCAGGCAATGTCAAAATGTAATGTTAAACAAAGTAAGCTGATCAGTCACTTACTTTACTCAAGaaaagtattattattaataatagttGTACTATTATACTAGTTTGACTTCCTTATTATAATGGCTAATAGTGTAATGAATATAGGAGAAGTAATAAAATATAGTTGGTATTTACCTGGAATTTGCAAAAACAAACAGCTGGTTATAATTTGTACTATTAtgagtggttcgagccctgaatgctgattgtctgaGAAACGTGGTATATCACCGGTAtgacaaaatatgtatttttactgctctaattccaTTGGTTACCAGatcataatagcaataaggcacctcaggggtttgtggtatatggccaatataccacagtgTTGCTTCATGcataacagcccttagccgtggtcatataccacaccccctcgggacTTATTGCTTCATTATAGACTACTTAATCATCCAAGAAAATTGTTAACGATGTGATATCAAATGGCACCTATTGTAGTTCTCCATGTTTCATTTCATCCCAAACATTCTAAGAGCTAGTAACTGAGTAATGATCATTTGTTTCCATGTTATGTCTAAGAGCTATAAGTAACTGAGTAATGATCATTTGTTTCCATGTTATGTTTAAGAGCTTGTTTCATTTGTTTCATGTTATGTTTAAGAGCTAGTAACTGAGTAATGATCATTTGTTTCCATGTTATGTTTAAGAGCTATAAGTAACTGAGTAATGATCATTTGTTTCCATGTTATGTCTAAGAGCTATAAGTAACTGAGTAATGATCATTTGTTTCCATGTTATGTTTAAGAGCTAGTAACTGAGTAATGATCATTTGTTTCCATGTTATGTCTAAGAGCTAGTAACTGAGTAATGATCATTTGTTTCCATGTTATGTCTAAGAGCTAGTAATTGAGTAATGATCATTTGTTTCCATGTTATGTCTAAGAGCTAGTAACTGAGTAATGATCATTTGTTTCCATGTTATGTCTAAGAGCTAGTAACTGAGTAATGATCATTTGTTTCATGTTATGTCTAAGAGCTAGTAACTGAGTAATGATCATTTGTTTCATGTTATGTTTAAGAGCTAGTAACTGAGTAATGATCATTTGTTTCCATGTTATGTTTAAGAGCTAGTAACTGAGTAATGATCATTTGTTTCCATGTTATGTTTAAGAGCTAGTAACTGAGTAATGATCATTTGTTTCATGTTATGTCTAAGAGCTAGTAACTGAGTAATGATCATTTGTTTCCATGTAATGTAAGTAAATTGCAGGTAGAAAGCAGACGGTAAAATAAAGTGTAACTAAACGTAGTACAATAAGCAAACAGTTCCATATACATATTAACAGGTATGAACTGTCAGCAGAGAACAACTAAAGCAAAAACTCAGTTGGCTTGACGTTGGATCAATGTAAAGACAGACAGCAAGCTGGACTTGTCTTTTCACTGTACAAGTGTTCAAAGCAtaccatatatacatacatacacaatatatacagtatattgataaATATATATGTACAAACTAAAATACATATGTAATTACATGTGACAGCTGCTCATTGACTCCCAATTAATTTACTACGGTTTGATAATGactgtgtaccaaatggcactGTATTTCCTACAtatataaaataatgtactttgtGGGATAAATAAAGTATTTTTAATGTAataaaatgtagtgcactatttagggaatagggtgccatgtgggacgcAGATTTAACAATGCAAGAGTGTAACGCTGATGATGCTGATGAAGTTAGCAATGATATCTGGattaaagtacagagagaccagAACACACAGCGTGTTAAATGTGTATGTATTACTGTATGCCTTGATCTTCCTCCACTATAATGAATGATTATATCAATTGTTAGCGTTGATCTCTGTTATGCACCTGACGTGTTAaatgatattttttttaaactttgacATGAGGTTGTATCCCAACTAGCACCCtattctatatatagtgcactacttttgactggagccctatggaccctggttaaaagtagtgcactactcagacaatagggtgccatttgggacgtatacaggctttttttttttttgagacaTTCCATGTTCTGCCAGATACCATAATGCTTTACTACGGTATTGTTGGTCTCACTAAGGAACTGAAGTTAACTGCAGCAACATACCAGCGGCTTCATTTAACCACTTCATTCCTTTAATCTCTTCTGTTTTGGGATGTTCCTGAAGCACATCACATATACCGTATTCGTCATCTCACGACCTACAGAAAGACCTTTTAAATAACGTTTTAACAACCTTTTAAAGACGTTCACTCTGTCTGCACAGTTACAACTAAACTGCAAAATCTCCATACTGGCCTATAACTTTTGTGTTATTATCCATTGTTGTAAGTTATTATTTGTGTTATTTATATAAAAACCAAAGATGAGTTATTATGGGGTGTTTGGAgtgtaaattatttattttttaagatATGTTTTTCTGCAGCATCTTTGGGGACATAAACAATGCTCTCATTCTGCCACACCCATAATCCTCGCTGGCCAGGAGTGTGAGCAGAGGATTCGGTTTGAACCAGAGAAACCACAACCTATCACCTGCCAACAACACATTTGaggaacagcaaaatacaagacattcagagaataactgaacagcaaaatacaagacattcagagaataactgaacagcaaaatacaagacattcagagaataactgaacagcaaaatacaagacattcagagaataactgaacaaaatacaagacattcaaaATAACAAGAAAatacattcagagaataactgaacaaaatacaagacattcagagaataactgaacgaaaatacaagacattcagagaataactgaacagcaaaatacaagacattcagagaataactgaacagcaaaatacaagacattcagagaataactgaacagcaaaatacaagacattcagagaataactgaacagcaaaatacaagacattcagagaataactgaacagcaaaatacaagacattcagagaataactgaacagcaaaatacaagattcattgaacagcaaaatacaagaataagaataactgaacagcaaaatacaagacattcagagaataactgaacagcaaaatacaagacattcagagaataactgaacagcaaaatacaagacattcagagaataactgaacagcaaaatacaagacattcagagaataactgaacagcaaaatacaagacattcagagaataactgaacagcaaaatacaagacattcagagaataactgaacagcaaaatacaagacattcagagaataactgaacagcaaaatacaagacattcagagaataactgaacagcaaaatacaagacattcagagaataactgaacagcaaaatacaagacattcagagaataactgaacagcaaaatacaagacattcagagaataactgaacagcaaaatacaagacattcagagaataactgaacagcaaaatacaagacattcagagaataactgaacagcaaaatacaagacattcagagaataactgaacagcaaaatacaagacattcagagaataactgaacagcaaaatacaagacattcagagaataactgaacagcaaaatacaagacattctaggaataactgaacagcaaaatacaagacattctaggaataactgaacagcaaaatacaagacattctaggaataactgaactgcaaaatacaagacattctaggaataactgaacagcaaaatacaagacattctaggaataactgaacagcaaaatacaagacattcagagaataactgaacagcaaaatacaagacattcagagaataactgaacagcaaaatacaagacattctaggaataactgaacggcaaaatacaagacattctaggaataactgaatggcaaaatacaagacattcagagaataactgaacagcaaaatacaagacattcagagaataactgaacagcaaaatacaagacattctaggaataactgaacagcaaaatacaagacattctaggaataactgaacagcaaaatacaagacattcagagaataactgaacagcaaaatacaagacattcagagaataactgaacagcaaaatacaagacattctaggaataactgaacagcaaaatacaagacattctaggaataactgaacagcaaaatacaagacattctaggaataactgaacagcaaaatacaagacattcagagaataactgaacagcaaaatacaagacattctaggaataactgaacagcaaaatacaagacattctaggaataactgatcaaaatacaagacattctaggaataactgaacgtcaaaatacaagacattctaggaataacaGAACatcaaaatacaagacattctaggaataactgaacagcaaaaacaagacattcagagaataactgaacagcaaaatacaagacattcagagaataactgaacagcaaaatacaagacatttagagaataactgaacagcaaaatacaagacattcagagaataactgaacagcaaaatacaagacatttagagaataactgaacagcaaaatacaagacattcagagaataactgaacagcaaaatacaagacatttagagaataactgaacagcaaaatacaagacattctaggaataactgaacgtcaaaatacaagacattctaggaataactgaacgtcaaaatacaagacattctaggaataactgaacgtcaaaatacaagacattcagagaataactgaacgtCAAAATACAAGAacgcaaaatacaagacattcagagaataactgaacgcaaaatacaagacattctaggaataactgaacgtcaaaatacaagacattctaggaataactgaacgtcaaaatacaagacattctaggaataactgaacagcaaaaacaagacattcagagaataactgaacagcaaaatacaagacattcagagaataactgaacagcaaaatacaagacatttagagaataactgaacagcaaaatacaagacattcagagaataactgaacagcaaaatacaagacatttagagaataactgaacagcaaaatacaagacattctaggaataactgaacgtcaaaatacaagacattcagagaataactgaacagcaaaatacaagacattcagagaataactgaacagcaatatacaagacattctaggaataactgaacagcaaaatacaagacattctagggataactgaacagcaaaatacaagacattcagagaataactgaacagcaaaatacaagacattctaggaataactgaacagcaaaataca includes:
- the LOC124035414 gene encoding fibroblast growth factor 7-like, whose product is MKLWFSNGHPEKRQEGLPGYIQCSLYLFEQCIYICPLSPIGILEVRTVSEGGVLAIKGVKSQYYISMNRTGLLQGKKIYNENCNFKEIFLENYFNAYSSVKSSRDGKEMFIALSQKGRPLRGKKTRREHIASHFIPMKCREEERTGV